The genomic DNA AGGTTGTTGACGACACCCTCGAAGTCGGTATGATATGCCCCGCGCATGCTACCTGTCTCGCGCCGCACCGTGATTTTCTCACCATTGTTGCCGAAAAGCAGGATATCCTGCGCAGACTTCGGTAGCTTTTTAAATGGTACGTCTAATGAAAAGCCGTAATGCTCGGCCAGCCCCTCATAGTACATTTGGGCGATGCCGCCCTCGGCGTAGTACCAGCCGCTGGCTTTGATGGCACCCTCGCGAACCGAAAGATTTTTATTTGGCAGCACAAGGTCGGGATCAACCTTCATAAAGGTTCCCAGGCCGGTGCATTTCTCACAGGCGCCAAACGGACTGTTAAACGAGAACATACGCGGTGCAAGGTCGTCGATAGAAATATCATGTTCGGGGCAGGAGTAGCTCTGAGAAAACAACAGTTCCTCCCCATCTACTACGTCGATAAGCACCAAACTGCCGGTTAAGGATAGTGCCGTTTCAATCGAGCCCGCCAGACGTGAACGAATGGCAGGAGACACCACCAGACGGTCGATGACTACCTCTATCGTATGCTTTTTGTTCTTTTCCAGCGTGATATTCTCGGATAGATCATGCATATGTCCGTCGACCCGAACACGCACATAGCCCGAACGGCGCGCCGAATCCAGCTCCTGCTGATGGGTGCCCTTGCGCCCGCGGATGACCGGCGCCATCACCTGAATCTTAGTCTTTTCGGGCAGCGTGAGTATGCGGTCGACCATTTGATCCACCGTCTGCTGAGAAATTTCACGTCCGCAAATCGGGCAGTGCGGAATGCCGATCCTGGCGTAAAGCAAGCGCAGATAGTCGTAAATTTCGGTGACGGTACCCACCGTGGAGCGCGGGTTGTTGGAGGTTGACTTCTGGTCGATTGAAATAGCGGGAGAAAGCCCCTCAATACTGTCGACGTTAGGCTTTTCCATTTGGCCCAAAAACTGACGCGCGTAGGAACTGAGACTTTCAACATAGCGGCGCTGACCGTCCGCGTAGAGCGTATCGAACGCCAGCGAACTTTTGCCCGAGCCTGACAGCCCGGTAAACACCACGAGCTGATCGCGAGGAATAGTGAGGTCTATATTTTTCAGATTATGCTCTCTGGCACCCTTTATAATAATTTGATCCTTTGACAAGTGATGTTCCTCCGTGGACTTCATTTTTATTGTTATAAAAATCGATGGCTGACAAACCGGAAACCACCATCGTCAGCGCGTTTTAATATAATTTCCCGTCGGGGCGCTTCGTCAACCAGTCGGTTTTCCGGTATGACAGTGTCCCCCTGGCCCCAGAAAAAATATCCGCCTTCTCCGGCGTAGATATACGCCGCCTCGACACGGTAGCCGTCCGCCGTCTCCTCATAATCGAGCACGATTGGCAACACATCGTAACCGCCGCCCATATGCGGCGGGGTGATGACGCCTTCCAGTTCAAAATATCGCCATTTGGAATAGTGGTCACCATCCAGCTGTAATTCATAATCGTCCCCACACAACAGCTTGGCAGTCTGCCGGACATGATCGACGATCCAAAACATATCTTCGTACATGCCTGACTTGGCCGTCACCGAATCGGCAATGCGCGCCAGCTCCTTGCGGTAGCGCTCCGGCTGGCCTTCATATGGGCGGCTCCAGTAATAGGCTGTTGCCTGGATACAGCTGTAGAAAAGGTCGCTTGGATCCAGTTCAGCGGGGGATGTGGCATCTTTTTCGATTTTTCCAAGGACTGATAAAAATTCGGCTATTTCCTCCGCAGTTGCGTCAATGGGCTTAATCAATTCAGACATCGTATCTGAAATGTACGGTAGCCGAGGCTGAATTCCCTCATAAGGTATGCCCGCGCAGATAGCGGCAAACTCGGCGGGGTCGCCCGGAGCAAACGCCAGCGGCGCAGGCTCGAAGGTTTCCCCGAAAGCACCGATCTCACCGTCGAGCTGGAATTGCACATCCCAAATCGACACAACATTCTGCCGGAGTGTCATAACCAACGTGGTCAGCAGTATCTCAATCTCTGTTTTGTTAAAACGTTCGATAAATGTTTCATTTAAATCAACAATAACAAAGCTTTTTTGTTGTGTTATGCTCAAAATTGGAAGCGGCTCCGCGACATTAAGTTCTTCGGTGATATGGCTGATAACAGCCACCAGGTTTTCTTCATCCGAATAGTCTGTCTCCTTGGCTTCGTAAATCCGCCCCTCGCTAAAATATCGGTAAATGGTAATGGTATGCGGCACCTTCAATTCGGCGAACGGCGATATGATAACCGAAACCTGACTTTCCGACTCAGAAGGCATTGACGCTTCCGACTCTGAGATGCCAGATATCTGTTTGTCAGAACAACCGAATAACAGCGCCATCGGCAAAAGAAAGGCCATTATTCTCTGTAAAGCCTTCACGCTTTACCCTCCTTCAGCTGCTTGATTTTATCGCGCAGATAGGCCGCGTGTTCGAACTCCAACAGCTTGGCCGCGTTTTTCATCTCGTTGGTCAGGCGGATAATCAGCCCCTGCCTGTCCTTTTCGGACATACGCTTTCTGGGTTTGGTCTCCCCTTCCACCGTTTCACGGCTAGAGATTTCGAGGATATCACGGATATCCTTCTTGATGGTGACAGGCGTGATATTGTGCTCGGTGTTGTATTGCTCCTGAAGTTTGCGGCGGCGTACCGTTTCGGTTATGGCGCGTTCCATTGATGGTGTGACCGAATCGGCATACATGATAACTCGTCCCTCAGAGTTTCGGGCGGCGCGGCCGATGGTCTGGATCAGTGATGTCTCAGAACGCAAGAAGCCCTCCTTATCGGCATCCAGAATCGCCACAAGCGACACCTCGGGAATATCCAGTCCCTCGCGCAAAAGGTTGATGCCCACCAACACGTCAAATTCGCCCGAGCGCAGATCTCGGATGATCTCCATGCGCTCCATCGTATCAATGTCGTGGTGCATATAGCGGATCTTTACCCCGGCGTTTTCCAGATACGCGGTGAGATCCTCGGCCATTTTTTTGGTGAGCGTCGTCACCAGCACGCGCTCCTTCTTTTCAGCGCGGATGTTAATCTCTGAAAGCAGGTCGTCGATCTGCCCCTCGACCGGACGTACGTCGATCAGAGGATCGAGCAGGCCGGTTGGGCGGATAAGCTGCTCCACTGGCGCGCCGCTCTTCTCCATTTCAAATGCGCCAGGCGTTGCGCTGACGAAAATAACCTGATTGATGTTTTCATACATCTCTTCAAACGAAAGCGGGCGGTTATCCAGCGCCGACGGCAGGCGGAAGCCAAAATCGATTAGGTTACCTTTACGGGCGCGGTCACCGGCCAACATACCCCTGGCTTGTGGTAACGTAACGTGCGATTCGTCGATGATGAACAGAAAGTCGTCTGGGAAATAATCAAATAACGTAAATGGTTTACTGCCCGGCTCACGCCCCGCAATCACGCGAGAATAGTTCTCAATACCCTTGCAAAAGCCGATCTCACTGAGCATTTCAAGATCGTAATTTGTGCGTTCGGAGATTCGCTGCGCCTCTATCAATTTATTATTCTGCTGAAAAAAGCGGACACGTTCGTCGCATTCGTGGCGTATTTCATCAAGCG from Oscillospiraceae bacterium MB24-C1 includes the following:
- the uvrB gene encoding excinuclease ABC subunit UvrB, yielding MTEQRKFELVSPFKPTGDQPQAIAQLVDGLNAGRREQTLLGVTGSGKTFTVANVIAQVNKPTLILAHNKTLAAQLCSEFREFFPNNAVEYFVSYYDYYQPEAYIASTDTYIEKDSAINDEIERLRHSATASLGERNDVIIVASISCIYTLGDPIDYHNMVISLRKGMVKDRDALLAKLVELQYERNDVNFVRNKFRVRGDSVEVFPSYYTDTAVRVEFFGDEIDRISEINVVTGEIKNFINHVAIYPASHYIVPRDKMMVALDEIRHECDERVRFFQQNNKLIEAQRISERTNYDLEMLSEIGFCKGIENYSRVIAGREPGSKPFTLFDYFPDDFLFIIDESHVTLPQARGMLAGDRARKGNLIDFGFRLPSALDNRPLSFEEMYENINQVIFVSATPGAFEMEKSGAPVEQLIRPTGLLDPLIDVRPVEGQIDDLLSEINIRAEKKERVLVTTLTKKMAEDLTAYLENAGVKIRYMHHDIDTMERMEIIRDLRSGEFDVLVGINLLREGLDIPEVSLVAILDADKEGFLRSETSLIQTIGRAARNSEGRVIMYADSVTPSMERAITETVRRRKLQEQYNTEHNITPVTIKKDIRDILEISSRETVEGETKPRKRMSEKDRQGLIIRLTNEMKNAAKLLEFEHAAYLRDKIKQLKEGKA